Proteins encoded within one genomic window of Rhinolophus sinicus isolate RSC01 linkage group LG05, ASM3656204v1, whole genome shotgun sequence:
- the MRAP2 gene encoding melanocortin-2 receptor accessory protein 2 isoform X2 — translation MNSFVSDFGRPLEPDKVFSRQGNEESRSLFHCYINEGEHSDKAKACHQTTALDSDVQLQEAIRSGGRPEEELNRLMKFDIPNFVNTDQNSFGDDDLLISEPPIVLENKPVSQTSHKDMD, via the coding sequence ATGAACAGCTTTGTGTCAGACTTTGGAAGACCGCTGGAGCCAGATAAGGTGTTTTCTCGACAGGGCAATGAGGAATCCAGGTCGCTCTTTCACTGCTACATCAATGAAGGAGAACACTCGGACAAGGCCAAAGCTTGTCACCAGACCACAGCCCTCGACAGCGATGTTCAACTCCAGGAAGCCATCAGAAGCGGCGGGCGACCAGAGGAGGAGCTGAACAGGCTCATGAAGTTTGACATCCCCAACTTTGTGAACACAGACCAGAACTCCTTTGGGGACGATGATCTTCTGATTTCGGAACCACCTATTGTTCTAGAAAATAAGCCAGTTTCCCAGACCTCACACAAAGACATGGATTGA